One window of the Thermoplasmata archaeon genome contains the following:
- a CDS encoding replication factor C small subunit produces the protein MAERSTDAVWVEKYRPARLGEMVGHEAIVPLLSAYARKRSMPHLLFAGPPGTGKTTAALALAHDMYGAEWRQNFLELNSSDERGIETVRTTIKQYARTAPLGDVPFKLLFLDESDNLTSEAQASLRRLMERYSASCRFILSCNYSSRIIDPIQSRCAVFRFRAYSPAAVRTELERIASAEHKRVHPEAYEAIVAASGGDMRRAINLLQLTATYADEITAETVREHATVPLRREVEGMLGAALSGDFLGARDRLYALFTDRGASGEEIVRAMHAYLPEIGETVLPAREKVRVVELLAEADFRLAQGAGERVQLEAVLAHLATRSPLPR, from the coding sequence ATGGCCGAGCGCTCGACGGACGCCGTCTGGGTGGAGAAGTACCGCCCGGCCCGCCTCGGCGAGATGGTCGGCCACGAGGCGATCGTGCCGCTCCTGAGCGCGTATGCCCGGAAGCGCTCGATGCCCCATCTCCTGTTCGCCGGGCCCCCGGGCACCGGGAAGACGACCGCCGCGCTCGCGCTGGCCCACGACATGTACGGCGCCGAGTGGCGGCAGAACTTCCTCGAGCTCAACAGCAGCGACGAGCGTGGCATCGAGACGGTGCGCACGACGATCAAGCAGTACGCGCGCACGGCGCCGCTGGGCGACGTGCCCTTCAAGCTCCTCTTCCTCGACGAGTCCGACAACCTCACCAGCGAGGCCCAGGCATCGCTGCGCCGGCTGATGGAGCGCTACTCGGCGTCCTGCCGGTTCATCCTCTCCTGCAACTACTCCTCCCGCATCATCGATCCGATCCAGTCGCGGTGCGCGGTCTTCCGCTTCCGCGCCTACAGCCCGGCGGCCGTGCGCACCGAGCTCGAGCGGATCGCGTCGGCCGAGCATAAGCGCGTGCACCCCGAGGCCTACGAGGCGATCGTCGCCGCGAGCGGCGGGGACATGCGTCGGGCGATCAACCTGCTGCAGCTGACGGCGACCTACGCCGACGAGATCACGGCGGAGACCGTGCGCGAGCACGCCACGGTGCCGCTGCGGCGGGAAGTCGAGGGGATGCTCGGCGCCGCGCTCTCCGGCGACTTTCTCGGGGCGCGGGACCGCCTCTACGCGCTGTTCACCGACCGGGGCGCCTCGGGCGAGGAGATCGTCCGAGCGATGCACGCCTACCTGCCCGAGATCGGCGAGACGGTGCTGCCCGCCCGCGAGAAGGTGCGGGTCGTCGAGCTCCTCGCGGAGGCCGATTTTCGCCTCGCCCAGGGCGCCGGCGAGCGCGTCCAGCTCGAGGCCGTGCTGGCCCACCTCGCGACGCGCTCGCCCCTGCCCCGGTAG
- a CDS encoding cyclic pyranopterin monophosphate synthase MoaC → MARQRDVGAKPRVARQAVAVGELAIARSTREAIRRGRVDKGDPVAAGELAGLLAMKRTPELIPHCHAVGLTASRVEIRPSRRGVRVRAVAAAVDRTGVEMEALVGATVALLTVWDMVKYLEKDDRGLYPRTSLGPVRVLRKRKGAGARG, encoded by the coding sequence ATGGCGCGTCAGCGGGACGTGGGCGCCAAGCCGCGCGTGGCCCGGCAGGCGGTCGCGGTGGGCGAGCTCGCCATCGCCCGGTCGACGCGCGAGGCGATCCGGCGCGGCCGGGTGGACAAGGGCGATCCGGTCGCGGCCGGGGAGCTCGCGGGTCTGCTCGCCATGAAGCGGACGCCCGAGCTGATCCCGCACTGCCACGCCGTCGGGCTCACGGCGAGCCGTGTCGAGATCCGTCCCAGCCGGCGCGGCGTCCGGGTGCGGGCGGTCGCCGCGGCCGTCGACCGCACCGGCGTGGAGATGGAGGCCCTCGTGGGAGCGACGGTCGCCCTGCTCACCGTCTGGGACATGGTGAAGTACCTCGAGAAGGACGACCGCGGTCTTTATCCTCGGACATCTCTCGGCCCCGTGCGCGTCCTGCGTAAACGCAAGGGCGCGGGCGCGCGGGGATGA
- a CDS encoding MogA/MoaB family molybdenum cofactor biosynthesis protein, giving the protein MSEAREPVSGAGRHHLGGSRSLGVAVLSVSDTHTEDDDPSGTLARELVTQGGHKVVHYALVANSVADVREKLEPWLAARAVECVITVGGTGASSRDLTVAALEGMGGKKLEGFGEIYRSLSFAEVGPLAIISRAGLYLIQGKPVFALPGSERAVRTAIEALILPAVIHLVEELER; this is encoded by the coding sequence ATGAGCGAGGCGAGGGAGCCGGTCAGCGGGGCGGGCCGGCATCACCTCGGGGGCTCGCGATCGCTCGGCGTTGCGGTGCTGTCGGTCTCCGACACCCACACCGAGGACGACGACCCGTCCGGAACGCTCGCGCGGGAGCTTGTGACCCAGGGCGGTCACAAGGTCGTCCACTACGCCCTGGTCGCGAACTCCGTCGCGGACGTGCGCGAGAAGCTCGAGCCCTGGCTTGCCGCGCGCGCCGTCGAGTGCGTGATCACGGTCGGAGGGACGGGCGCGAGCTCTCGCGATCTGACCGTCGCCGCGCTCGAGGGGATGGGGGGCAAGAAGCTCGAGGGCTTCGGGGAGATCTATCGGTCGCTCAGCTTCGCGGAGGTCGGACCGCTCGCCATCATCAGCCGGGCGGGGCTGTACCTGATCCAGGGCAAGCCGGTCTTCGCGCTGCCCGGCAGCGAGCGCGCGGTGCGCACCGCGATCGAGGCGCTCATCCTGCCCGCGGTGATCCACCTGGTCGAGGAGCTCGAGCGCTAG
- a CDS encoding class I SAM-dependent methyltransferase, whose amino-acid sequence MPALAEGSERPHSLLSPAARKAIRQRMLLLRQAALDKILEVTERSPADLAPLRRELRESDLPDVLMQRGAGLAFTRELPQGALLYLIVRLVRPRIVVETGVRPGYSTAWVLAALKRNGSGALTSLGPGTTAGRMRGVHDVGVGQLVPPALRARWTLALGNTPDRLRELLATVRPVDVFFSDNGPEVAMTRAELRTAWEALGPRGLLLAHHVDANPAWDDFCRLQGLPLQLLDPGPPPMGALAVRASNAGR is encoded by the coding sequence GTGCCGGCCCTCGCCGAGGGCTCCGAGCGCCCCCACTCGCTGCTCTCCCCGGCGGCCCGCAAGGCGATCCGCCAGCGCATGCTCCTGTTGCGCCAGGCGGCCCTCGACAAGATCCTAGAGGTGACCGAGCGCTCGCCCGCGGATCTCGCGCCGCTGCGGCGGGAGCTCCGGGAGAGCGACCTGCCGGACGTGCTGATGCAGCGGGGGGCCGGGCTCGCGTTCACTCGGGAGCTCCCTCAGGGCGCGCTCCTGTACCTGATCGTCCGGCTCGTGCGTCCGAGGATCGTCGTCGAGACCGGGGTCCGTCCGGGATACTCCACCGCCTGGGTCCTGGCGGCGCTCAAGCGCAACGGTAGCGGGGCGCTCACGTCGCTCGGACCGGGAACGACGGCCGGGCGCATGCGCGGCGTCCACGACGTCGGCGTGGGCCAGCTGGTGCCGCCGGCGTTGCGCGCGCGGTGGACCCTCGCCCTCGGCAACACGCCGGACCGACTGCGCGAGCTCCTCGCGACCGTGCGGCCCGTGGACGTCTTCTTCTCGGACAACGGCCCGGAGGTCGCGATGACGCGCGCGGAGCTGCGGACCGCCTGGGAGGCGCTGGGCCCGCGGGGGCTCCTGCTCGCGCACCACGTCGACGCGAATCCGGCGTGGGACGACTTCTGCCGCCTCCAGGGCCTCCCGCTCCAGCTGCTCGATCCGGGTCCCCCGCCGATGGGGGCGCTCGCCGTCCGCGCCTCGAACGCGGGCCGCTAG
- the trxA gene encoding thioredoxin: protein MSVQEVGGATFDKFAQENGAVVVDVWAPWCGPCRQVSPIVDRLSEKYKGKVAFGKMNSDDNGEKAGALGIMSIPTLLFYKQGKLVDRIVGAYPEEVIDEHVRRLL, encoded by the coding sequence ATGTCGGTCCAGGAAGTGGGCGGAGCGACGTTCGACAAGTTCGCCCAGGAGAACGGCGCCGTGGTCGTGGACGTCTGGGCGCCGTGGTGCGGACCGTGCCGCCAGGTCTCGCCCATCGTCGACCGGCTCAGTGAGAAGTACAAGGGCAAGGTCGCCTTCGGGAAGATGAACTCGGACGACAACGGCGAGAAGGCCGGGGCGCTCGGGATCATGAGCATCCCGACGCTGCTGTTCTACAAGCAGGGCAAGCTCGTCGACCGGATCGTCGGTGCCTACCCCGAAGAGGTCATCGACGAGCACGTTCGCCGACTGCTCTGA